The Verrucomicrobium spinosum DSM 4136 = JCM 18804 genome includes a region encoding these proteins:
- a CDS encoding AraC family transcriptional regulator, with protein MKANPSAAEPAKKPSHPGNGLTPRSFQARFFKRMGSTQQFRAMLEFLPEVEYFAKDADGRFVAISAGMLKRFGGEREEDYLGVLDSTIHPPYIAQAIREDDLQVMRTGKPIVDRVEALFARTRAKDWFLTTKLPVYDERGHIIGVMGFVRPYRGGARRGVEDQQLQRVVEHIHENYRERLPVSTLARIAHLSDRQLNRRFQETFRMSVQEFVMRTRIQAASDELVVSDKSVAQIAGEYGFCDQSAFTRQFRQHTGETPLAFRRRRRITG; from the coding sequence ATGAAAGCCAATCCAAGTGCCGCAGAACCTGCCAAGAAACCCAGCCATCCGGGAAACGGTCTTACTCCCCGCTCTTTCCAAGCGCGCTTTTTCAAGCGCATGGGCTCCACTCAGCAGTTCCGCGCCATGCTGGAGTTTCTGCCTGAGGTGGAGTACTTCGCCAAGGATGCTGATGGCCGTTTTGTCGCCATCAGTGCTGGGATGTTGAAGCGGTTTGGCGGGGAGAGGGAGGAGGATTATCTCGGAGTGTTGGACTCCACCATCCACCCGCCTTACATCGCCCAGGCAATCCGCGAAGATGATCTGCAGGTGATGCGTACGGGCAAGCCCATCGTGGACCGGGTGGAGGCGCTCTTTGCCCGTACTCGGGCCAAGGACTGGTTTCTTACCACCAAGCTCCCGGTCTATGACGAGCGTGGCCATATCATCGGGGTGATGGGCTTTGTGCGGCCCTATCGCGGTGGAGCCCGCCGCGGGGTGGAGGATCAGCAGCTTCAGCGTGTGGTGGAGCACATTCACGAGAACTACCGGGAGCGGCTGCCCGTCTCCACCCTGGCCAGGATCGCCCACCTCTCCGACCGCCAGCTCAACCGGAGGTTTCAGGAAACTTTCCGCATGAGCGTCCAGGAGTTTGTCATGCGCACCCGCATCCAGGCGGCCAGTGATGAGCTGGTGGTGTCGGACAAGTCCGTGGCCCAGATCGCGGGTGAATACGGATTCTGTGACCAGAGCGCCTTCACCCGCCAGTTCCGCCAGCACACCGGTGAGACGCCCCTGGCGTTTCGGCGGCGGCGGCGGATCACGGGGTAG
- a CDS encoding helix-turn-helix transcriptional regulator codes for MKRLPDETIVGRNPRRVSPEEDGLAFQSRFFKRLGNPRQLLDLLEYLPDVEYFAKDREGRFVAISRGMLRRIGASAEEEYLGIADSVIHPPSVARSIREDDLHVMRTGKPIVDRVEALFARTRAKDWFLTTKLPVYDAAGEVIGVMGFVRPYRPGTSSGVQDVQVQRVVAHIHEHYRERIPVSEYARIAHLSERQLNRRFQETFRMSLQEFIMRTRIQAASDDLLVTDKAVAEIAHEHGFYDQSSFTKHFRNHTGETPLAFRQYRRLSRELKRGRMAEAMASSAATGGPGT; via the coding sequence ATGAAGAGACTGCCTGATGAAACCATTGTAGGTAGGAACCCTCGCCGCGTTTCTCCGGAGGAGGACGGGCTGGCGTTCCAGTCCCGCTTTTTCAAGAGGCTGGGCAACCCCCGGCAGCTTCTCGATCTTCTCGAGTACCTGCCTGATGTGGAGTACTTTGCCAAGGACCGCGAGGGCCGCTTCGTCGCCATCAGCCGGGGCATGTTGAGGCGCATCGGAGCCTCGGCGGAGGAGGAGTATCTGGGCATTGCGGACTCCGTCATTCACCCGCCCTCCGTGGCTCGGAGCATCCGGGAGGACGACCTTCACGTCATGCGCACCGGCAAGCCGATCGTGGACCGCGTGGAGGCCCTCTTTGCGCGGACGCGGGCCAAGGACTGGTTCCTCACCACCAAGCTCCCTGTCTATGATGCCGCGGGGGAGGTCATCGGGGTGATGGGCTTTGTGCGGCCGTATCGGCCCGGGACCAGCAGCGGCGTGCAGGATGTGCAGGTGCAGCGGGTGGTGGCCCACATCCATGAGCACTATCGCGAGCGCATCCCTGTGTCTGAATATGCGCGCATTGCCCATCTCTCAGAGCGGCAGCTCAACCGGAGGTTTCAGGAAACCTTCCGGATGAGCCTGCAGGAGTTCATCATGCGCACCCGGATCCAGGCAGCCAGTGACGATCTGCTGGTGACGGACAAGGCGGTGGCGGAAATCGCGCATGAGCACGGCTTCTACGACCAGAGCTCCTTCACCAAGCACTTCCGCAACCACACAGGGGAGACCCCGCTGGCCTTTCGGCAGTACCGCCGGCTTTCCCGGGAACTGAAGCGCGGGCGGATGGCGGAGGCGATGGCATCCAGTGCCGCTACCGGTGGCCCAGGTACTTGA
- a CDS encoding response regulator transcription factor has translation MPIQVSIVEDDKTTREHLMSIINRGEGLVCARAYNSAEDAIREVPDDPPDVLLVDINLGGRSGIECTAVLKSTLPKLQVLMVTTYDDTKMIFEALRAGASGYILKRTPAAGIVEAVMEIHNGGAPMSVPIARKVVSHFHNESRRDVRDRPEFSGLTPREFEILTQLAKGLQYKEIADQLGISTSTVRGHLHVIYGKLHVQTRTEAVIKYLGHR, from the coding sequence ATGCCCATCCAAGTATCCATCGTTGAGGACGACAAAACCACCCGGGAACACTTGATGTCCATCATCAACCGCGGCGAGGGACTCGTGTGCGCCCGTGCCTACAACTCCGCTGAGGATGCCATCCGTGAGGTCCCCGACGACCCGCCCGACGTGCTGCTGGTGGACATCAATCTGGGGGGACGCTCCGGCATTGAGTGCACCGCCGTGCTCAAGTCCACGCTGCCCAAGCTCCAGGTGCTGATGGTGACCACCTATGATGACACGAAGATGATCTTCGAAGCCCTGCGCGCCGGGGCCAGCGGCTACATCCTGAAGCGCACGCCGGCGGCGGGCATCGTAGAGGCCGTGATGGAGATCCACAATGGCGGCGCGCCGATGTCCGTCCCCATCGCCCGGAAGGTGGTCTCCCACTTTCACAACGAGAGCCGACGCGATGTACGGGACCGCCCTGAGTTCTCCGGGCTCACCCCGCGGGAGTTTGAGATCCTCACCCAGCTGGCCAAGGGGCTCCAGTACAAGGAAATAGCCGACCAGCTCGGCATCAGCACCAGCACGGTGCGCGGGCACCTGCATGTCATCTACGGCAAGCTGCACGTGCAGACCCGTACGGAGGCGGTCATCAAGTACCTGGGCCACCGGTAG
- a CDS encoding PQQ-binding-like beta-propeller repeat protein, whose protein sequence is MASFVTSCGSLLWLSTALAAAEWNQWRGAARNGISDDRTPLVRSMPDAGLPVLWQSDAIPSDHDGGHGSPVVAGGRIYLSLVWHVHVPSTQRVIEDEHLVSLGYRDTKLLGPTLTAELEQVRKTLPAGLRGEALNTKVRQWVQEHFNDEQRLILGSWAEWRLGQKSAAVDLEVLGRIRPKVDQPFASHEEMVQWLTDAGITPEVQEKLLKLVPATVKEAQDVILCLDLATGRTLWKYAAPGKPVDRAASSTCTVVDGTVYALGSTHLHAVDAQSGAVCWRREVGKSQGSSPLVVGDRLWYVAEGLHCLSTRDGAVLWQKPKLKGGHSSPVLWNGGAPGEVLLCASGDKLAGVDPNTGDVRWELPGGGPSTPVVEGEWLVFLSDDKEAGLQAFRAQVGGPPQRQWSQFWLASRYSSSPVIQDGHVYLMEGGRHLCASLADGALRWDEKVESTISSPVLADGRLWSLEQNGMFLRGIRADPAAYSLSARTKVEALWCPTPLIAEGRLILRRKDRVVCLDLRQR, encoded by the coding sequence ATGGCTTCTTTTGTAACCTCCTGCGGATCTTTGCTTTGGCTTTCGACAGCGCTGGCTGCTGCGGAGTGGAACCAGTGGCGCGGTGCGGCGCGCAACGGCATCAGTGACGACCGGACCCCGTTGGTGCGATCCATGCCTGATGCAGGGCTGCCTGTGCTCTGGCAGAGCGATGCCATCCCCAGTGATCATGATGGCGGTCACGGCAGTCCCGTGGTGGCGGGAGGCCGTATCTATCTGAGCCTGGTGTGGCATGTGCATGTGCCATCCACCCAGCGCGTGATAGAGGACGAGCATCTGGTTTCATTGGGCTATCGCGATACCAAGCTCCTGGGGCCGACGTTGACGGCGGAGCTGGAGCAAGTGCGCAAGACGCTGCCGGCCGGTCTGCGGGGAGAGGCCTTGAACACGAAGGTCCGGCAGTGGGTGCAGGAGCACTTCAATGACGAACAGCGGCTCATCCTCGGCTCGTGGGCGGAGTGGCGGCTCGGGCAAAAATCCGCAGCGGTGGATCTGGAGGTCCTGGGCAGGATTCGGCCCAAGGTGGATCAACCCTTTGCTTCTCACGAAGAGATGGTGCAATGGCTGACGGATGCCGGGATCACGCCGGAGGTTCAGGAAAAACTCTTGAAGCTCGTTCCGGCCACCGTCAAGGAGGCGCAGGATGTGATCCTCTGTCTGGATCTCGCCACTGGCAGGACCCTGTGGAAATACGCGGCCCCCGGCAAGCCGGTGGATCGGGCTGCATCCTCCACCTGCACGGTGGTGGACGGCACGGTGTACGCGCTAGGCAGCACGCATCTACATGCGGTGGACGCACAAAGCGGAGCGGTGTGCTGGAGGCGGGAGGTGGGGAAGAGCCAGGGCAGCTCGCCTCTGGTGGTGGGAGACCGGCTCTGGTACGTGGCCGAGGGATTGCACTGCCTCTCCACGCGGGATGGGGCCGTGCTCTGGCAGAAGCCCAAGCTCAAGGGCGGGCACTCCAGCCCGGTGTTGTGGAATGGGGGAGCTCCGGGAGAGGTGCTGCTCTGCGCATCGGGAGACAAGCTGGCCGGAGTGGATCCCAACACTGGGGACGTGCGTTGGGAGTTACCCGGCGGTGGACCGTCCACACCAGTGGTCGAGGGGGAGTGGTTGGTGTTTTTGAGTGATGACAAAGAGGCCGGGCTGCAGGCTTTCCGTGCCCAGGTGGGAGGTCCGCCGCAGCGGCAGTGGAGCCAGTTTTGGCTCGCCTCGCGCTATTCGTCATCCCCCGTGATCCAAGACGGACACGTCTATCTCATGGAAGGCGGACGCCACCTCTGCGCCAGTCTGGCAGATGGAGCGCTGCGCTGGGACGAGAAAGTGGAAAGCACCATCTCCTCTCCCGTGCTGGCAGACGGCCGCCTCTGGAGCCTGGAGCAAAACGGGATGTTCCTGCGCGGGATCCGGGCTGACCCTGCTGCCTACAGCCTTTCGGCGCGCACGAAGGTGGAAGCCCTCTGGTGCCCCACTCCCTTGATCGCGGAAGGCAGGCTCATTCTGCGCCGGAAGGACCGCGTTGTCTGTCTGGATCTTCGTCAGAGGTGA